The Methanospirillum lacunae genome includes a window with the following:
- the rsgA gene encoding ribosome small subunit-dependent GTPase A, with protein MSLNNSNTVSIELPGWNQHWEDLFVKYEGPYLPGRICTVQKTRFEVIIPGDAISVPLSGALKSQKMYPVVGDFVVILNQPESATRMIVAILPRRTVLSRGGAGDYSGKQELAANIDTVFIVTEPGSDMSISRLERYLLITRSSGAQPVIVINKSDTCSDIPTLVKMINSEIRDIPVIPVSATEKTGLDHLNPYFDSGKTVIFIGSSGVGKSTLTNALTGKTLQTTGEIREDDGKGRHTTTVRHLLTLPDGSSLIDTPGLREIRIWTAGESVAETFDDIIEYATRCRFTDCSHNNEPGCAVRKAIEDGVLSHDRFTRYQKILKEISFEREKADIGLKRFEKKRFREISKLSKEITLDRNTGKYRS; from the coding sequence ATGAGTCTTAATAATTCTAACACGGTATCAATTGAACTACCTGGATGGAACCAACACTGGGAAGATCTATTTGTCAAATATGAGGGGCCTTATCTCCCCGGGAGGATCTGTACTGTTCAAAAGACCCGGTTTGAGGTGATTATTCCAGGTGATGCCATATCCGTTCCATTGTCTGGGGCGTTGAAATCACAAAAAATGTATCCGGTAGTTGGAGATTTTGTCGTGATTCTCAATCAGCCTGAATCAGCAACCCGTATGATCGTTGCTATCCTGCCAAGGAGAACCGTTCTTTCCCGTGGAGGTGCTGGTGATTATTCTGGAAAACAGGAACTGGCTGCAAATATTGATACAGTCTTTATCGTCACTGAACCCGGATCTGATATGAGTATTTCCCGATTGGAACGTTACCTGCTCATAACCAGAAGTTCTGGTGCCCAGCCTGTGATAGTCATAAATAAGTCAGATACCTGTTCAGATATTCCGACCCTGGTTAAGATGATCAACTCTGAAATCAGAGACATCCCTGTTATCCCGGTGAGTGCTACAGAGAAAACCGGTCTTGATCATTTAAATCCATATTTCGATTCCGGTAAAACGGTCATTTTTATCGGCTCATCAGGGGTTGGAAAATCAACCCTCACTAATGCTCTAACCGGAAAAACGCTTCAGACAACAGGAGAAATCAGAGAGGATGACGGAAAAGGCCGGCATACTACAACAGTCCGGCATCTTCTTACTCTTCCGGATGGAAGTTCTTTGATTGATACTCCCGGACTTCGTGAGATCAGGATATGGACTGCCGGAGAAAGTGTAGCAGAGACATTTGATGATATCATAGAATATGCCACGCGATGCAGGTTTACTGACTGTTCTCATAATAATGAGCCCGGTTGTGCTGTCAGGAAAGCAATTGAGGATGGCGTTTTGTCTCATGACCGGTTTACAAGGTACCAGAAAATCCTCAAAGAAATATCATTTGAACGCGAAAAAGCAGATATCGGATTGAAGAGATTTGAAAAGAAACGCTTCCGTGAGATCAGTAAATTATCTAAAGAGATCACTCTTGACAGAAATACAGGAAAATACCGGTCATAG
- a CDS encoding class I SAM-dependent methyltransferase, producing MDVALISSMFEGLPRQGPGLDEATAFAWAFIPPDHKKGKLLDIGCGSGMQTLMLAKIGPDCQITASDLHQPFLDDLTSRAKKAGLNDRITTLKASMDNLPFPESSYDVIWAEGSTFIIGIEPALHYWKKFLKPDRYLVFSDLTWFTDSPSKECKDFFDEISPGMPTSSEVEDIIRAEGYSLIGSFRLPDSGWWNHYYSPLSDRIDMLKQKYQGNQDAGLIIQELEKEMDIHRKYSKEYGYTYFILKLSHKEG from the coding sequence ATGGATGTAGCACTTATTTCATCAATGTTTGAAGGATTACCAAGGCAGGGACCGGGCCTTGATGAAGCCACGGCTTTTGCCTGGGCGTTCATCCCGCCTGATCACAAAAAGGGAAAACTCCTGGATATCGGGTGTGGATCCGGTATGCAGACCCTTATGTTGGCAAAAATCGGGCCTGATTGCCAGATCACAGCATCAGATCTTCATCAACCATTTCTGGATGATCTCACAAGCAGGGCAAAAAAAGCTGGTCTTAATGATAGAATTACTACACTCAAGGCTTCTATGGATAATCTTCCATTCCCGGAAAGTTCGTACGATGTTATCTGGGCAGAAGGTTCGACATTTATTATCGGTATTGAACCAGCTCTTCACTACTGGAAAAAATTTTTGAAACCTGATAGATACTTAGTCTTCTCTGACCTTACCTGGTTTACAGATTCTCCATCAAAAGAATGCAAAGATTTTTTTGATGAAATATCACCGGGTATGCCAACTTCATCTGAAGTTGAAGACATTATCAGGGCAGAAGGATATTCACTTATAGGATCATTCAGACTCCCGGATTCTGGTTGGTGGAATCACTATTACTCTCCGTTATCAGATCGGATTGATATGTTGAAGCAGAAATATCAGGGTAATCAGGATGCTGGATTAATTATACAGGAACTTGAAAAGGAGATGGATATTCACCGGAAATATTCAAAAGAATACGGATACACGTATTTTATTTTGAAATTATCACATAAGGAGGGATAA
- a CDS encoding helix-turn-helix domain-containing protein — MDHVHVKRPDEDVSHAVAHVRHPRQASLSELRSQNGDWTCSEGIDMKQVKRKLSRTMEDYLEAIFVLSQSRRYARTSEIAKDLHV, encoded by the coding sequence ATGGATCATGTCCATGTGAAAAGACCGGACGAAGATGTATCTCATGCAGTTGCTCATGTAAGGCATCCCAGGCAGGCCTCCCTGTCAGAATTGAGGTCACAGAACGGGGATTGGACCTGTTCAGAAGGAATAGACATGAAACAGGTAAAACGGAAATTATCCCGGACAATGGAAGACTATCTTGAGGCAATCTTTGTCTTAAGTCAAAGTCGTAGATACGCACGAACCAGCGAAATAGCAAAAGATCTTCATGTTTAA